GGGTTTACACCCTGATATGATCAGCGGCATTTCACGGTTATTGGAGGAAAAATCACCGGAGACACAGTTTATAATATCAACTCACTCCGAGAATTTACTTGACAACTTCGACCTCAGGGATATCTTGATATTTGAGAAGGACAAAGCGAATTCAACTACTGTAAAAAGATATTCCGACGATGACTTTAAAGGATGGTACCAACAGTTTTCACCAGGAAAGATGTGGCGAACAGGAGACCTTGGGGGGAACAGATGGTAGAAAGATTAATTATTGAGGGAACAGCAGACACTAAAAACGGTAACTTGAGAGAGGGCTTTAACAAATTACTAAGGAAGAAACTTGGCAGAAATATGCCCCGAATTGTGATGGGAGACGGGAAATCACAGGCAATTGACAAGTTCCTTAACAGCAGTAATTCAGTTTTGCTTTGTGATCTTGATGGACCGGATGAAACCCGGGAAAAAGACATTCAGATGCACAGGTTTGAAGAATATAGAGATAGCATTTATTATATGGTACAGGAAATGGAAGCCTGGTTTATTTCCCAACCCGATATTCTCGATAAATTCTATCAAGCCGATCTCACAAAAAAAATCCCAAAGAAACACGCAAGCGAATTTGAAAATCCCGATGAAAAATTACAGGAGTGGACACGGGA
The sequence above is a segment of the Bacteroidota bacterium genome. Coding sequences within it:
- a CDS encoding DUF4276 family protein, whose amino-acid sequence is MVERLIIEGTADTKNGNLREGFNKLLRKKLGRNMPRIVMGDGKSQAIDKFLNSSNSVLLCDLDGPDETREKDIQMHRFEEYRDSIYYMVQEMEAWFISQPDILDKFYQADLTKKIPKKHASEFENPDEKLQEWTRDSKKGKYHKVRHGTALLEMLDADKLTEDFPDFKGLIKALRESD